A window of the Motilibacter rhizosphaerae genome harbors these coding sequences:
- the bluB gene encoding 5,6-dimethylbenzimidazole synthase, which yields MTWSRPVPLVGDATSARERAADPAGWRFPDEQRAAFYAVLGARRDVRRFRPDPVPDEVLERVLAAGHAAPSVGHSQPWRFVVVDDPAVRERAAVLADRERLAQAAQLDEESGRRLLDLQLEGVREAPLGVVVACDRRAPAAGVLGRATFPDADLWSCACAIENLWLAARAEGLGLGWVTLFGPHDLAGLVGLPEGVVTLGWLCLGWPDERPPAPGLERAAWSARLPLSDVVVRGRWPGGDAPAAPRSRLRAPDQEAVVAARDSADDLLAAPGALGVLERAADRATALGWAPPQDGPSGTLLLAVGRHPVAALGVTAYEPQVGDDVLAAAREGVALGPATARAAGLSVEVVDAGTATGDLLSSDPLEPDEVDRLLAHGRELGARLAGLGLVALGEVGIGNTTPAAALAAALLGLPPEQAVGQGSGSDTGIVERKREVVATALDRYASRPAAGTRGLLAALGGPEIALLCGVVTGAAGAGGLVVLDGLATGVAALLAVEDEPAVAAALVAGQRSREQAHAAVLARLGLEPLLDLRLRAGEGVGACLGAQLLVTTLRARRSTARTGSARLQ from the coding sequence GTGACCTGGTCCCGGCCCGTACCCCTCGTGGGGGATGCGACCAGCGCGCGGGAGCGGGCGGCCGACCCGGCGGGCTGGCGGTTCCCCGACGAGCAGCGGGCGGCGTTCTACGCGGTGCTCGGCGCCCGGCGCGACGTGCGGCGCTTCCGGCCGGACCCGGTGCCGGACGAGGTGCTGGAGCGGGTCCTCGCCGCCGGGCACGCCGCCCCCTCGGTGGGCCACTCGCAGCCCTGGCGCTTCGTCGTCGTCGACGACCCGGCCGTGCGCGAGCGGGCCGCGGTGCTGGCCGACCGCGAGCGGCTGGCGCAGGCCGCGCAGCTCGACGAGGAGTCCGGGCGGCGGCTGCTGGACCTGCAGCTCGAGGGGGTGCGCGAGGCGCCGCTCGGCGTGGTCGTGGCCTGCGACCGCCGCGCGCCGGCGGCCGGCGTGCTCGGCCGCGCGACCTTCCCCGACGCCGACCTCTGGTCGTGCGCCTGCGCGATCGAGAACCTCTGGCTCGCGGCCCGGGCCGAGGGGCTGGGCCTCGGCTGGGTGACGCTGTTCGGGCCGCACGACCTGGCCGGGCTCGTGGGGCTGCCCGAGGGCGTGGTGACGCTCGGGTGGCTCTGCCTCGGCTGGCCGGACGAGCGGCCGCCCGCCCCCGGGCTCGAGCGCGCCGCCTGGTCGGCGCGACTGCCGCTGTCCGACGTCGTCGTCCGCGGACGCTGGCCCGGCGGGGACGCTCCCGCCGCACCCCGGTCGCGCCTCCGCGCGCCGGACCAGGAGGCGGTCGTGGCGGCGCGGGACTCCGCGGACGACCTGCTGGCGGCGCCCGGCGCGCTCGGGGTCCTCGAGCGGGCGGCCGACCGGGCGACGGCGCTCGGCTGGGCACCGCCGCAGGACGGGCCGAGCGGCACGCTGCTCCTCGCCGTGGGACGGCACCCGGTGGCGGCGCTGGGCGTCACCGCGTACGAGCCGCAGGTGGGGGACGACGTGCTCGCCGCAGCCCGCGAGGGCGTGGCGCTCGGACCGGCCACTGCGCGCGCGGCGGGCCTGTCCGTGGAGGTCGTCGACGCGGGTACGGCCACCGGCGACCTGCTCAGCAGCGACCCGCTGGAGCCGGACGAGGTCGACCGGCTGCTCGCGCACGGGCGCGAGCTCGGAGCGCGCCTCGCCGGGCTGGGACTCGTCGCGCTCGGCGAGGTCGGCATCGGCAACACGACCCCCGCGGCGGCGCTGGCGGCGGCGCTGCTCGGCCTCCCCCCGGAGCAGGCGGTGGGCCAGGGCTCGGGGTCGGACACGGGGATCGTCGAGCGCAAGCGCGAGGTCGTCGCCACGGCCCTCGACCGGTACGCGTCCCGTCCGGCGGCCGGGACCCGCGGCCTGCTCGCCGCGCTCGGCGGCCCCGAGATCGCCCTGCTCTGCGGCGTGGTGACGGGCGCCGCGGGGGCCGGGGGCCTCGTCGTGCTCGACGGCCTCGCGACCGGGGTGGCCGCCCTGCTGGCCGTCGAGGACGAGCCAGCCGTCGCCGCGGCGCTCGTCGCCGGCCAGCGCAGCCGCGAGCAGGCCCACGCCGCGGTGCTCGCCCGGCTCGGGCTCGAGCCGCTGCTCGACCTGCGCCTGCGCGCGGGCGAGGGCGTCGGGGCCTGCCTCGGGGCGCAGCTGCTCGTCACCACCCTCCGGGCCCGGCGCAGCACTGCCCGGACGGGGTCCGCGCGCCTACAGTGA
- a CDS encoding sensor domain-containing diguanylate cyclase: MPVGAVGVGEGVFRELVETAPMAVAVHVDGRVVYANRAAEDSLGVPQGGAVGLAVLDLVHPDHRAVVLHRTATLLAGQPLPGSVEIALVRPDGQVIQIEAVSSTVEVDGVLGIAVMACDVTERARREAHLAHLATHDGLTGLPNRLLLLDRLEQALGRTGRGGSAVLVLFVDLDGFKQVNDVHGHAVGDALLRAVAARLRASVRGMDTVARLSGDEFVVVAELESVELAAPLRARLDEELTRAYDVDGIAVRVGASIGEHLLEAPVDAEQALVEADRRMYAAKHGAEPAA, from the coding sequence ATGCCGGTGGGGGCGGTCGGGGTGGGCGAGGGCGTGTTCCGCGAGCTGGTCGAGACGGCCCCGATGGCGGTCGCCGTGCACGTCGACGGCCGCGTCGTCTACGCGAACCGCGCGGCGGAGGACTCCCTGGGCGTGCCGCAGGGCGGCGCTGTGGGCCTGGCGGTCCTCGACCTCGTGCACCCCGACCACCGGGCGGTCGTGCTGCACCGCACCGCCACCCTGCTCGCCGGCCAGCCGCTGCCCGGCTCGGTCGAGATCGCCCTCGTCCGGCCCGACGGCCAGGTGATCCAGATCGAGGCGGTCTCCTCGACCGTCGAGGTCGACGGCGTCCTCGGCATCGCGGTCATGGCGTGCGACGTCACCGAGCGCGCCCGCCGCGAGGCCCACCTCGCGCACCTCGCCACGCACGACGGCCTCACCGGGCTGCCCAACCGCCTCCTGCTGCTCGACCGGCTGGAGCAGGCCCTCGGACGCACCGGCCGCGGCGGGTCCGCGGTCCTCGTGCTCTTCGTCGACCTCGACGGCTTCAAGCAGGTCAACGACGTGCACGGGCACGCGGTCGGCGACGCGCTGCTGCGGGCGGTGGCGGCGCGGCTGCGCGCCAGCGTGCGCGGCATGGACACCGTGGCCCGGCTGTCCGGGGACGAGTTCGTCGTCGTCGCCGAGCTCGAGAGCGTCGAGCTCGCGGCGCCGCTGCGCGCGAGGCTGGACGAGGAGCTCACCCGCGCGTACGACGTCGACGGGATCGCGGTCCGCGTCGGCGCGAGCATCGGCGAGCACCTGCTCGAGGCGCCGGTCGACGCCGAGCAGGCCCTGGTCGAGGCCGACCGCCGGATGTACGCCGCGAAGCACGGCGCCGAGCCCGCCGCCTGA
- a CDS encoding SDR family NAD(P)-dependent oxidoreductase, whose protein sequence is MTGSAAPPIPSGAPARRALVTGGASGIGLAVARTLQAAGTQVTVLDRAGTGPAGLGWVRADLADDAQVRAAVAAAVEGLGGLDVLVCNAGVGAQGGVEDNPDDEWHAVLDTNVLGVVRVVRAALPALRRSPAAAIVTTCSIAATVGLPQRALYSASKGAVRSLTLAMAADLLAEGIRVNAVSPGTADTPWVGRLLAGAEDPVAARAALVARQPHGRLVSADEVAAAVAYLASPAAGSTTGTELVVDGGLTGLRLPPRG, encoded by the coding sequence GTGACGGGCAGCGCGGCACCTCCGATCCCCTCCGGCGCGCCCGCGCGGCGCGCTCTCGTCACCGGCGGCGCCTCCGGGATCGGGCTGGCGGTCGCGCGCACGCTGCAGGCGGCGGGCACGCAGGTCACGGTGCTCGACCGCGCCGGGACGGGACCCGCCGGCCTGGGCTGGGTCCGCGCCGACCTCGCCGACGACGCGCAGGTCCGCGCGGCGGTCGCGGCTGCGGTCGAGGGGCTCGGCGGCCTGGACGTCCTCGTCTGCAACGCCGGGGTCGGCGCGCAGGGCGGCGTCGAGGACAACCCCGACGACGAGTGGCACGCCGTCCTCGACACCAACGTGCTGGGCGTCGTGCGCGTCGTCCGTGCCGCCCTCCCGGCGCTGCGCCGCTCACCAGCGGCGGCGATCGTCACCACGTGCTCGATCGCGGCGACCGTCGGGCTGCCGCAGCGCGCCCTCTACTCCGCGAGCAAGGGGGCGGTGCGCTCGCTCACCCTCGCCATGGCCGCCGACCTGCTGGCCGAGGGCATCCGCGTCAACGCGGTCAGCCCCGGCACCGCCGACACCCCCTGGGTGGGGCGGCTGCTCGCCGGTGCCGAGGACCCCGTCGCGGCCCGGGCCGCGCTCGTGGCGCGCCAGCCGCACGGCCGGCTGGTCTCCGCCGACGAGGTGGCGGCGGCGGTCGCGTACCTCGCCTCGCCGGCGGCCGGCTCGACGACGGGCACCGAGCTCGTCGTCGACGGCGGGCTGACCGGGCTGCGCCTGCCGCCCCGCGGCTGA
- a CDS encoding carboxypeptidase-like regulatory domain-containing protein has translation MATTRSHRARAWAAPLAAALALTGLALPVRSASADTATIRSVRVLEMSRSDDLEPGDIKLTLAADTVDPGSDITGFVQQGTTPPAWGQGTKADGGGYAFISWKSLQPGRAWAFSVWATDSSGQPVGGPSTLVLGATHLASGLHVVPVRSKGRHQQIRISGTVVDASGAPVAGYHVEVTPTYGGQPGTVLLTDGTGGFSTVRTTSTGESWTAQVPRIETGDFRDQDAVLGTPADLTHIPPAYPVWTPRVAPTFSEVDGSDLVGHPGRRAHLAVTTAPLLPRDTATIYAPAGRGWKRLETAHVDRSGVLRFSVVPHGPLKKAECFRIVTRATSTALAGDGRACLLLL, from the coding sequence GTGGCCACCACCCGCTCCCACCGCGCCCGCGCCTGGGCCGCCCCCCTGGCGGCCGCGCTGGCCCTCACGGGCCTCGCCCTCCCGGTGCGCAGCGCCTCCGCCGACACGGCCACGATCCGGAGCGTCCGGGTCCTGGAGATGTCGAGGAGCGACGACCTGGAGCCGGGTGACATCAAGCTCACGCTGGCCGCGGACACCGTCGACCCCGGCTCCGACATCACCGGCTTCGTGCAGCAGGGGACCACCCCACCTGCCTGGGGCCAGGGCACGAAGGCCGACGGCGGGGGCTACGCGTTCATCTCCTGGAAGTCGCTCCAGCCGGGTCGGGCGTGGGCGTTCAGCGTCTGGGCCACGGACTCCAGCGGGCAGCCCGTCGGCGGCCCGTCGACGCTCGTGCTCGGAGCGACCCACCTCGCCAGCGGGCTCCACGTGGTCCCCGTCAGGAGCAAGGGGCGCCACCAGCAGATCCGGATCAGCGGCACCGTGGTGGACGCGAGCGGGGCGCCGGTCGCGGGCTACCACGTCGAGGTCACGCCGACCTACGGCGGCCAGCCCGGCACCGTGCTGCTCACGGACGGCACCGGCGGCTTCTCGACGGTACGGACGACGAGCACCGGCGAGAGCTGGACGGCGCAGGTGCCGCGGATCGAGACCGGGGACTTCCGCGACCAGGACGCCGTCCTCGGCACTCCCGCCGACCTCACGCACATCCCTCCTGCCTACCCCGTGTGGACGCCGCGGGTCGCCCCGACGTTCTCGGAGGTCGACGGCAGCGACCTCGTCGGGCACCCGGGGAGGCGGGCGCACCTCGCGGTCACCACGGCTCCGCTGCTGCCGCGCGACACCGCCACGATCTACGCCCCGGCGGGCCGTGGGTGGAAGCGGCTGGAGACCGCGCACGTCGACCGGTCGGGGGTCCTGCGCTTCTCCGTGGTCCCGCACGGGCCGCTGAAGAAGGCCGAGTGCTTCCGCATCGTCACGCGGGCGACCTCGACCGCGCTCGCCGGCGACGGGCGGGCCTGCCTGCTGCTGCTCTGA
- a CDS encoding TMEM165/GDT1 family protein, with protein MHLLGLDLAVVATAFLPLLLLELPDKTFIATLVLSTRYRPLTAWLGVGLAFGVQCLIAVTAGGLLARLPELPVALAAALLFAVGGVLLWRGAAAADEEEAETEEEIAAKVTGGGRGLRAVVACFLVIFVAEWGDLSQLFTAGLAARYDDPVSVFVGAWAALLVVAGLGALLGKALLARLRLSTVRRAGAVVCAVLVVVTLVEAVRLA; from the coding sequence GTGCACCTGCTCGGACTCGACCTCGCCGTCGTCGCGACGGCCTTCCTCCCGCTGCTCCTGCTCGAGCTGCCCGACAAGACGTTCATCGCGACGCTGGTGCTCTCGACGCGCTACCGGCCGCTGACGGCGTGGCTCGGCGTCGGACTCGCCTTCGGGGTGCAGTGCCTCATCGCGGTGACGGCCGGCGGCCTGCTGGCCCGGCTGCCGGAGCTCCCCGTGGCGCTGGCCGCCGCCCTGCTGTTCGCGGTCGGCGGGGTGCTGCTCTGGCGGGGCGCGGCCGCGGCCGACGAGGAGGAGGCCGAGACCGAGGAGGAGATCGCGGCCAAGGTCACCGGCGGGGGCCGTGGCCTGCGCGCCGTCGTCGCCTGCTTCCTCGTCATCTTCGTCGCTGAGTGGGGCGACCTGTCCCAGCTGTTCACCGCCGGGCTCGCGGCGCGCTACGACGACCCGGTCTCGGTGTTCGTCGGTGCCTGGGCCGCCCTGCTCGTCGTGGCCGGGCTGGGCGCGCTGCTCGGCAAGGCGCTGCTCGCCCGGCTGAGGCTCTCCACCGTCCGGCGCGCGGGCGCGGTCGTCTGCGCGGTGCTCGTCGTGGTGACGCTGGTCGAGGCCGTACGCCTCGCGTGA
- a CDS encoding SpoIIE family protein phosphatase, whose translation MAHGAPGTAVPEQAADRVAFELAVDAAGVGTFDWDLRTGALTWDDRLLELFGLDRATFGGTIEAFNATLHPDDLARVTAALQGAIATCGDYAAEYRVVLPGGRTRWVAARGRALCDASGTAVRVVGAAYDTTAARDADARVARVLESMNAAFFLLDREWRFAYVNGHAERLLGMTREAMLGGVVWELFPYAVGSEFEERYRGAVESGRPATFEAYYPPPLDSWYEVQAWPDPDGLSVYFLDITARRAAQDQARRAAERAHLLAETTSALTSTHDADEAVARLAELVVPVLGDWCIVSLVDDDERAPSPRGLRDVGLAHVDPERLPVLRRYAGARLTAFTDDAYVRRVLRTGGPALVRRDGTAALQRVLLPGPAQELAAELAPESFVVLPLRGRGRTVGLLSLFNGPDRGPLDEEDLDTLRELAGRAGLALDSGRLYRQQRDLAEALQRSLLTEPPEPDHVQVIVRYLPAAEAAQVGGDWYDAFFQRHGSTVLVIGDVIGHDTAAAAAMGQVRTVLRAIAVTTGAGPAGVLADVDAAMRTLALEVTATAVVARVEQTPEEREEGVSRLRWSNAGHPPPMVVLPDRSVLVLEDGDPDLLLGIDSGSPRGEHVVTVERGATVLLYTDGLVERRGQSLDDGLSRLQEVLAELAAQDLDLDGLCDQVLARLVPGRAEDDVALVAVRLHPQDRPRPPEAGPNRYPEDIEPERA comes from the coding sequence ATGGCGCACGGCGCACCAGGGACGGCTGTCCCCGAGCAGGCCGCCGACCGGGTCGCCTTCGAGCTCGCCGTCGACGCCGCGGGGGTCGGGACCTTCGACTGGGACCTGCGGACCGGCGCGCTGACCTGGGACGACCGGTTGCTCGAGCTGTTCGGGCTCGACCGCGCGACCTTCGGCGGCACCATCGAGGCCTTCAACGCCACGCTCCACCCCGACGACCTCGCGCGGGTGACCGCGGCGCTGCAGGGCGCGATCGCCACCTGCGGCGACTACGCGGCCGAGTACCGCGTGGTCCTCCCCGGCGGCAGGACCCGCTGGGTGGCGGCGCGCGGCCGGGCGCTCTGCGACGCCAGCGGCACGGCGGTGCGGGTCGTCGGCGCGGCGTACGACACCACGGCCGCCCGCGACGCCGACGCCCGCGTCGCCCGCGTGCTCGAGTCGATGAACGCCGCCTTCTTCCTGCTCGACCGCGAGTGGCGCTTCGCCTACGTCAACGGCCATGCCGAGCGGCTGCTCGGCATGACGCGCGAGGCCATGCTCGGCGGCGTGGTGTGGGAGCTGTTCCCGTACGCCGTGGGCTCGGAGTTCGAGGAGCGCTACCGCGGGGCGGTGGAGAGCGGGCGCCCGGCGACGTTCGAGGCGTACTACCCGCCGCCGCTGGACTCCTGGTACGAGGTGCAGGCCTGGCCGGACCCCGACGGGCTCTCGGTCTACTTCCTCGACATCACCGCCCGGCGCGCCGCGCAGGACCAGGCGCGGCGGGCAGCGGAGCGGGCGCACCTGCTGGCCGAGACGACGTCGGCGCTCACCAGCACGCACGACGCCGACGAGGCCGTGGCCCGGCTGGCCGAGCTCGTGGTGCCGGTGCTCGGCGACTGGTGCATCGTCTCGCTCGTCGACGACGACGAGCGCGCCCCGAGCCCGCGCGGGCTGCGCGACGTGGGGCTGGCGCACGTCGACCCCGAGCGGCTGCCGGTGCTCCGCCGGTACGCCGGTGCCAGGCTCACCGCCTTCACCGACGACGCCTACGTCCGCCGCGTGCTGCGGACCGGTGGACCCGCGCTCGTGCGCCGCGACGGCACGGCGGCGCTGCAGCGGGTGCTCCTGCCGGGCCCGGCCCAGGAGCTCGCGGCCGAGCTCGCCCCCGAGTCGTTCGTGGTCCTGCCGCTGCGCGGGCGCGGGCGCACCGTGGGGCTGCTCAGCCTGTTCAACGGCCCGGACCGCGGTCCCCTGGACGAGGAGGACCTCGACACGCTGCGCGAGCTCGCCGGGAGGGCGGGGCTCGCGCTCGACAGCGGCCGGCTCTACCGCCAGCAGCGCGACCTGGCCGAGGCCCTGCAGCGCTCCCTGCTGACCGAGCCCCCGGAGCCCGACCACGTCCAGGTCATCGTCCGCTACCTGCCGGCGGCGGAGGCCGCGCAGGTGGGCGGCGACTGGTACGACGCCTTCTTCCAGCGCCACGGCAGCACGGTGCTCGTCATCGGCGACGTCATCGGGCACGACACCGCGGCCGCGGCGGCGATGGGCCAGGTCCGTACGGTCCTGCGGGCGATCGCCGTCACCACCGGCGCCGGCCCGGCCGGGGTGCTCGCCGACGTCGACGCCGCCATGCGCACGCTGGCGCTCGAGGTCACCGCCACCGCCGTGGTCGCGCGCGTCGAGCAGACGCCGGAGGAGCGCGAGGAGGGCGTCTCGCGGCTGCGCTGGTCCAACGCCGGCCACCCGCCGCCCATGGTCGTCCTCCCCGACCGGAGCGTGCTCGTGCTCGAGGACGGGGACCCCGACCTCCTCCTCGGCATCGACAGCGGGAGCCCGCGCGGCGAGCACGTCGTGACCGTGGAGCGTGGAGCCACCGTGCTGCTCTACACCGACGGGCTCGTGGAGCGGCGCGGCCAGTCCCTCGACGACGGGCTCTCGCGGCTGCAGGAGGTGCTCGCCGAGCTCGCGGCACAGGACCTGGACCTCGACGGGCTCTGCGACCAGGTGCTGGCGAGGCTGGTGCCCGGGCGCGCGGAGGACGACGTCGCGCTGGTGGCCGTCCGGCTGCACCCGCAGGACCGCCCGCGGCCCCCGGAGGCCGGCCCCAACCGCTACCCCGAGGACATCGAGCCCGAGCGGGCCTGA
- a CDS encoding GAF domain-containing protein: MGAADGTVVKGLPASVEEVLGDPARLRAVGVALAQVGPLREQLDAVAERTAFALDAPVSLVTLVLDAAVMVVGTMGVDEDDEPVPAELAMCPWTVQEAGPYVVEDAAAHPVHGDNPLLHEIGLAAYAGVPLVFEGRVVGAHCVQHDEPHAYTPTELAVLERGAAEIAAILQAYAPV, encoded by the coding sequence ATGGGTGCTGCTGACGGGACCGTGGTGAAGGGCCTCCCGGCCTCGGTCGAGGAGGTCCTCGGCGACCCGGCGCGGCTGCGCGCCGTCGGCGTCGCGCTGGCCCAGGTGGGGCCGCTGCGCGAGCAGCTCGACGCGGTCGCCGAGCGCACGGCGTTCGCCCTCGACGCCCCGGTCTCCCTCGTCACGCTCGTGCTCGACGCGGCCGTCATGGTCGTCGGCACGATGGGCGTCGACGAGGACGACGAGCCGGTGCCGGCCGAGCTCGCCATGTGCCCGTGGACCGTCCAGGAGGCCGGCCCGTACGTCGTGGAGGACGCCGCCGCGCACCCCGTCCACGGCGACAACCCGCTGCTCCACGAGATCGGCCTCGCGGCGTACGCCGGCGTCCCGCTCGTCTTCGAGGGCCGCGTCGTGGGCGCTCACTGCGTGCAGCACGACGAGCCCCACGCGTACACGCCCACCGAGCTCGCCGTGCTCGAGCGCGGCGCGGCCGAGATCGCCGCGATCCTGCAGGCGTACGCGCCGGTCTGA
- a CDS encoding GGDEF domain-containing protein yields MLSGSRVLALLRRAAASPDDEDERRRAGRLARVLFVSSGLLGGILLPWMPPDLSRPVGVTCVLLSVGTGLLCGALPWERWPRTALLAVPAAALGMILLLGGYVDGALDFYALFLPMLTIFMGSVFRPGTSLLQWPVVVSLSSLTLLGAQPVRFAPYLVTITTLGTAAGEMLALSRRNEVRTLEATRELLGVVSRLGQADSVEEVLAVTRSAAARLARAESGALLLVPLPQAPSLPRGWSPLAAEAVAAGKRTSRELADSTYALAVPVPGEDGAVLGALVVVGPAGWVAGRSALRALDLLAIEVGRALVRVRALEELAQQARTDPLTGLGNRAVLDERLAALAEGDLVVLCDLDHFKRVNDVHGHAAGDVVLQAFADVLRRLVRPGDEVVRYGGEEFALVLPGRGTAAAAEDLLAALRAAWRATDPLATFSAGVAVHAGGAEPRRTVAAADRALYDAKEAGRDRYRVAVGAAR; encoded by the coding sequence GTGCTCAGCGGCTCCCGCGTCCTCGCGCTGCTGCGCCGGGCTGCCGCGTCCCCCGACGACGAGGACGAGCGCCGGCGTGCGGGGCGCCTCGCCCGCGTGCTGTTCGTCTCCTCCGGCCTGCTCGGCGGGATCCTGCTGCCGTGGATGCCGCCTGACCTGAGCCGACCCGTCGGCGTCACGTGCGTGCTGCTCTCCGTCGGGACCGGCCTGCTCTGCGGCGCGCTGCCCTGGGAGCGGTGGCCGCGCACGGCGCTGCTGGCGGTCCCGGCCGCGGCGCTGGGGATGATCCTGCTCCTCGGCGGCTACGTCGACGGGGCGCTCGACTTCTACGCGCTGTTCCTCCCGATGCTGACGATCTTCATGGGGTCGGTCTTCCGGCCCGGCACCTCGCTGCTCCAGTGGCCGGTCGTGGTGTCGCTGTCGAGCCTCACGCTGCTGGGGGCGCAGCCGGTGCGCTTCGCGCCGTACCTCGTCACGATCACCACCCTCGGGACGGCCGCCGGCGAGATGCTCGCCCTCTCCCGGCGCAACGAGGTGCGCACGCTGGAGGCGACCCGCGAGCTGCTCGGCGTCGTCAGCCGGCTCGGGCAGGCGGACTCCGTGGAGGAGGTGCTCGCCGTCACCCGCAGCGCGGCCGCCCGGCTGGCCCGCGCCGAGTCGGGGGCGCTGCTCCTCGTGCCCCTCCCTCAGGCCCCGTCGCTCCCGAGGGGGTGGTCGCCGCTCGCCGCGGAGGCCGTGGCCGCTGGCAAGCGGACCTCGCGCGAGCTCGCCGACTCCACGTACGCGCTCGCCGTCCCGGTGCCCGGGGAGGACGGGGCCGTCCTCGGGGCGCTCGTCGTCGTCGGGCCCGCGGGCTGGGTGGCCGGCCGCAGCGCCCTCCGCGCGCTCGACCTGCTGGCCATCGAGGTCGGCCGGGCGCTCGTCCGCGTCCGGGCGCTCGAGGAGCTCGCCCAGCAGGCGCGTACGGACCCGCTGACCGGGCTCGGCAACCGCGCCGTGCTCGACGAGCGGCTCGCGGCCCTGGCGGAGGGTGACCTCGTCGTGCTCTGCGACCTCGACCACTTCAAGCGCGTCAACGACGTCCACGGCCACGCCGCGGGGGACGTCGTGCTGCAGGCGTTCGCCGACGTCCTGCGGCGGCTCGTGCGCCCGGGCGACGAGGTCGTGCGGTACGGCGGGGAGGAGTTCGCCCTCGTCCTCCCCGGGCGTGGCACGGCAGCGGCGGCCGAGGACCTGCTCGCGGCGCTCCGCGCGGCGTGGCGCGCGACGGACCCGCTGGCGACGTTCTCCGCCGGCGTCGCGGTGCACGCCGGGGGCGCGGAGCCGCGGCGCACGGTCGCGGCCGCGGACCGGGCGCTCTACGACGCCAAGGAGGCCGGCCGCGACCGCTACCGCGTGGCCGTCGGCGCGGCGCGGTGA
- a CDS encoding iron chaperone: MTTTRADGFSAAERAAMKERAEELRAEGKKGAKKADGLQAVLDAIAKMADGDRELAERVHVTVTTTAPQLTPKTWYGMPAYAGEDGKAVVFFQDSGKFGYRYSTLGFQDSAHLDDGDIWPVAYALQAWSPAVEARVVELLTTALS, encoded by the coding sequence ATGACGACGACCCGGGCCGACGGCTTCAGCGCGGCGGAGCGCGCGGCGATGAAGGAGCGCGCCGAGGAGCTGCGCGCCGAGGGCAAGAAGGGCGCGAAGAAGGCCGACGGGCTGCAGGCGGTGCTCGACGCGATCGCGAAGATGGCGGACGGCGACCGCGAGCTCGCCGAGCGGGTGCACGTGACGGTGACGACGACGGCGCCGCAGCTCACGCCCAAGACGTGGTACGGCATGCCCGCCTACGCCGGCGAGGACGGCAAGGCCGTCGTGTTCTTCCAGGACTCCGGCAAGTTCGGCTACCGCTACTCGACGCTCGGCTTCCAGGACAGCGCGCACCTCGACGACGGTGACATCTGGCCGGTGGCGTACGCGCTGCAGGCCTGGAGCCCCGCGGTCGAGGCGCGGGTCGTGGAGCTGCTCACCACCGCGCTCTCCTGA